Below is a genomic region from Deltaproteobacteria bacterium.
ATCAGGAGTTCACCCAAAAGGGTATGGCACGGGACACAGCTGGGGCGGATTTCGATCGCCTTCCGATAAGAATGAATCGCCTCTCCTTCTTCTCCGGCCTCCTCAAGACTTTTTGCCAAAAAATAATGGGGGAGTGGAGAGTCGCTTGTGTGAGAGGCAACTTCTTGCAGTTTTTTAATCCTCTCATCGCGATCAGCTGTTTCGTAAATTTTTTCGAGGCTACTCAGTGGATCTGATGACGTTTTGTCTTGTGAGAAAGAGGGGCTGTCCAACGAGCAGATGATCTTGGCCACTGAGTACGATTCAGGGTGGGCCGGTTCCAGGGACAAAAATTCGTCGAGATGCTCGAGGGCTTTTTTAGAATCATTCAGTTTAAAGGCGTAGATCATCCCCAAATTGTAGTGTGCTTTTGCATGGTCCTGCTTCTTCTCCAGTATTTTCTCATAGTCTTCGATCGCCAGCGTGTATTCCTCCAGTCCTTGATAGGCGAGCGCTCGTAGAAATCTGGGCTTTTCATCCTTTGGATTCATTTCGATCAGCATAGAGAGTTCATCGATCGCCTGACGTCTCTGACCATTTTGAATAAGACGTTTCGCTGATTGAAGGTCCTCTTCGTAGGCAGGTCGGAAGGCAGCCCTCTGTCCCGCCGCACAGCAATTTAAGAAGATCAGAATTAATAAAATAAAAAATTTCACCATTTACTCCAACATTTGATAACCGCTTAGAGAGGAAGTTGTTGCCGAAGACGATTCGCTGCGGCCGACAAGACGGACAAGATCGCCAATTCGGGGACGGAAGGGACCTAGAATCTTGGCCCGTGTGTATTTGAGTTCGATAGCGATCGCCTCGGCGACTCCCAACTCTTTTTCCACCAACCCCAGGATTTCGTTTGTTTCGGGATCGGTCAGGACTTTTTGGACGGAACTGACACGGAATCGGTCACCGATCTGGAGATCGGCCTTCTTGCCGGCGTCAAAATAGAGGGTGTCCCCCTCCACTTCAATAACCCTCGCCATCCAGGAAAATTCCTCGGTCCTTTGCTCCACCACTTCGAGGATGAATTGAAGCGCGTCGGAGATCGCGCGGCGCGTTGCCTTGCCCAGAGGTGTTTTATAGAAAAGATCACCACCGAACTCGACAAATTTATAATCGACCTTGATACTCGTTGCCCTTTCCCAGGCACGTCCTTGTGCCCGGTGCGAATGGAGGATTTCCCCTGTTCGTGTATCGATCACGCGGAGATCGATCCCGACATGGGCGGCGACAAACTCACCGCTCACCTTGGGTCCGAAAGA
It encodes:
- a CDS encoding tetratricopeptide repeat protein, which produces MVKFFILLILIFLNCCAAGQRAAFRPAYEEDLQSAKRLIQNGQRRQAIDELSMLIEMNPKDEKPRFLRALAYQGLEEYTLAIEDYEKILEKKQDHAKAHYNLGMIYAFKLNDSKKALEHLDEFLSLEPAHPESYSVAKIICSLDSPSFSQDKTSSDPLSSLEKIYETADRDERIKKLQEVASHTSDSPLPHYFLAKSLEEAGEEGEAIHSYRKAIEIRPSCVPCHTLLGELLIRKNKKKEGELHLMKARLFGPGREIE